The Apium graveolens cultivar Ventura chromosome 3, ASM990537v1, whole genome shotgun sequence sequence TTTTAACTATGGACTTGTGATTTGTCGTTTCTAGTTGTGAATCTCTCACCTTTTTAACTTGTATGTTTCAATGCATATATAACAGTGTTTTTGCAGTGGCTAATTTGGAGAAAATACTTTGACTGGCGAATTTGGGCATCTTTAATTCCAATAGTTGGCGGCATACTTCTCACTTCAATGACAGAACTTAGCTTTAACATGCTTGGATTTTGTGCTGCCTTATTTGGCTGTCTCGCTACTTCAACTAAGACTATACTTGCTGAATCGCTACTTCATGGCTACAAGTTTGACAGGTATTGCTTTACCATCTACTTTGTTTGCATTCCTTACCAGATAGTGGGAAAGAGAAGTTTACAAGTTAAACTGTTCTACATATCATTTTCCTTTTATGAAATTCGTAACTAGTTACAATTGCTATGCATATACCTTTTTTAATAGTTAAACTCATGCACACCCAATGTGTCGAACACTTGACCTCTCTTAGAGAAACCGAGAGGTCGACCACTGCACCAACCCTTTGTTGGTCCATGCATTCATTTTTTAACAGTAATCAGTTATTGTATGTCACAATCCACTATTCTCATGTtgaaacattgagatagttctGGTCTCTCGGATAGTGTGGATTCCTCATTTTTAAAAGTCTAGTTTCTGATGGTGATTTTATTATTTTGGCTGTCCTTTGGCCTGACGTCCGGGTTTGATGGACTGCACCTCGGGGTGGGGGGGGGGGGTACTGACCAGACTATGTCCTGTtagttttttgttttgatttctatGGATTGGAAAGAACTGAGTTTTTCCTGGCTTTGTAACTGTTTTTTAAAGACATAAAAGGGATCCAGGATGCAGAAAAGATGAGTTGACATGTGGGACACATAATTTTGACTATTTTGATGCTAAGGAATGATCTGTTTTTCATATTTACTGTTTTTCTCTTGAGCTTTAATTTTAAAAGGTAGAATGAGGTAGTACATAGTAGCATCCATATGCCGTTTAAAATCTTACTTCAAATAGATAGTGATAAACCCTGATTATCCTGTACATATCACATGTGTTGACATCATAAAACATAAATATGATATTATAAGAATGGTCCAGACGAGTAAGGTTATTATCCGTGTTAGTGCATCTGTAGACAACTGTAGTAATTCCTATAAATTGGTGATTCAGATATGGATGTACTTAAACTAGAATTAAGGGTAGACATGTAAAAGCAATAAACAAAAGTTAATTTGGAATTTGCAAGGGAAGGCTAGCTTACATCTCTCTCCTGCCACTATTCTAGCGGGATATAACTCAATATTACCATTGCAGCACCAGTCTTCCTTTTTGACAGATGCCAATTTTTTTTACTATATAGGATACTTACTGACCGTTTTTAACTGCAAAGTTTCTCTAGCTAACCTAAGCTGTATAAATAATTGTACATGTGTAGCTGGTAAGTCATTCTTTTGCTATGTTAGCAGATACAACTAATATTGTTTCCTCCACTGTAATATACATATTCTTTCATACATAATATTAATTTGATATGCACACCCTGCAATCTCCACCTATAACAAGTTCAGGGATCATATAACTACCACATTAAACAATTTCTGTATCTTTGTGGACCACTCTATGACAATGAGATGAATACATATCATCTAATACCATATATTTAGACCTAATAGTTAAGTTAATATATTTTTTCAAATATATAATATTGTTATTTGTTGGGTAAACTTTAAAGTAATCAAAAGGATCCCTTACCACTAGTCAGATGTTAATATTTACTTAATATTAAAAATTGTAATTTATAGTGTAAAGTAAATGAAAGAATTTCTTACCACTAGTCAGATGTACAAATATCCCTCACGTATGGTTATAGAATTCTTTTACTTTTAAGAGCTGACAAATTATATTTCTTATTCACTATACTGTAAGGAGTGGAGTAGAAATAGCTGGTTCTTTTTCAGGAATACAATTCATATAAAGCTTTTATATGGAAGATGCTTGTCTAGAATCTGGAATACTTCTAGGTCCAGTTTTATCATATCATCGCTGCTAGTTTTATTTGTATATAATCTTGGGTCTGCATCAACACAGCATTTTGATTTTACAGTGACTTTAAAACAGCCCATTTATATGTACTGGAAACATTGCTTGCAAATTGTGACTGTGATATTGCAATTCATGTAACTTAATTTTGTTAATTAAACTGATCTGATATTTCCTGTATTGTCTCTGTAGCATAAATACAGTGTACTACATGGCACCTTTTGCAACTATGATCTTGGCGTTACCGGCCCTGCTACTGGAAGGGGCTGGGGTATTACAATGGTTACAAACATGTCCCGCTCTTTTTTCATCGCTTGTCATTATTTTTGGCTCAGGAGTAATGGCTTTCTGCCTTAACTTCTCCATCTTTTACGTGATTCACTCCACAACTGCTGTCACATTTAATGTTGCTGGAAATCTTAAGGTGAGAGATCATATTTGCAGATGTGCTGCATATAATCATCATGCATTTTACATAGAACGGAGAAGTAATTATCGCTTCATGTTCATGTTTTTAAATTCCTAGGTCTTCAATTGTTACAAATCATTGACATTCTCCCACTCCTAAGTCCTTGTCAATTAGGCTCTCATCTTTATCCTCTAGTTTTTCTGTGCTTGCAACAAGTCAACCACTATAGCTTGATTGTTGAAAAGGACTTGAAAGTTTATAGGAGGATGTTTTACTATTATTTTCATGCTACAGAATTTATATGGATGTGGAAGATTGTTTACATGTGCCGTAAAAATGGGATGAAATCATCGCCAGGCTTGTGACTATGCATTAAATGATGATCATAAACATCAAAGCATAGCTTGACTATATATGGGCACATTTTGTACTCAGGGAGTTTTGTTCTTGTTAACAGGTTGCTGTTGCTGTTACATGTTCGTGGATGATATTCAGAAATCCAATCTCAGCTATGAATGCCGTTGGATGCACAGTGACACTTCTTGGATGTACATTTTACGGGTATGTGAGGCACCTGCTCTCTCAACAGCTACTACCAGTAACACCTAGGACACCACGAACTCCAAGAAATCGTAATGAGCTTGCCCCTCTTATAAATGATAAATTAGATGATAAAGTTTAATGTATATAGCACTACGTTCCCAACCAGGTAATGTATTAACGGGGACTACAGTTTATATAGAAACATTCCCCAACAAAGCTGGATTTCTTGGTGTATTACTTTATTTAGATCAATGAAAAGAACCTCAGTTTTTCCTTAATATTCTTGGTAGACCTTTTCGCATATACGTCATGTGTTTCTTGTCAAACTCTTTTTAAACTTGGGAagataaaaaagaaaaaatatcTTATATGTCGAAACTTCATTGTCCTAAAAATCTGTTAACTTGGAAAAATGAAAGATTTAAAGAGTTGAAAATGAGCTTGTACAAGAGGTAGTAGAGTTGAACTGCTTGTTTGAATTTGAAGTATTGGTTGCTCTGGGCAGGCTAATACTTAAATATTGCTCTAGGAAACATGTTTTTCTTTTAAAGTTGCAGATGCAAGTGATTAATGTTTATCACGAAAAAGATGAGGCTTACACTTCCTTGACAAAATCTCTCCTAAAAGTTGAAAATTTGAAAGATTAAAAAAGGTACAGAAATTATGAAAACTTAGGAAGATACTCCTTTGTAACAATATCGCCAAAAAGTAGTGCAATAGTGGAATagatatttcaaatatttatttaattatatgaaATATGTGTAGTGAAAACATTTTCCAACCCTGCGAACTGGTTGTGACAATTAAATATTAATGTATTGGGatcaaaaataaaatatgaacttTGATAGGTTAATGAGGCTCATTACTCCTTTTCTCTTTATAATTTGATAGGGTCAATAGGTAaaaaaaaataacaaaacaaattGCCGTATAATTTGATAGGGTCAATATGCAAAATATTTCTCCCTCTGTTCCAGTTTATTTTAGTCCGATTTTTTACTATCAAATTCATCAAACTTTGTTAAAAATTTCACATATTATATtattgaaaatatttat is a genomic window containing:
- the LOC141712640 gene encoding UDP-galactose transporter 1-like, with translation MEETRLLQWSVIRSIIAIVQWWGFNVTVIIMNKWIFQKLDFKFPLSVSCIHFICSAIGAFVVIKVLKLKPLIMVEPEDRWRRIFPMSFVFCVNIVLGNVSLRYIPVSFMQTIKSFTPATTVFLQWLIWRKYFDWRIWASLIPIVGGILLTSMTELSFNMLGFCAALFGCLATSTKTILAESLLHGYKFDSINTVYYMAPFATMILALPALLLEGAGVLQWLQTCPALFSSLVIIFGSGVMAFCLNFSIFYVIHSTTAVTFNVAGNLKVAVAVTCSWMIFRNPISAMNAVGCTVTLLGCTFYGYVRHLLSQQLLPVTPRTPRTPRNRNELAPLINDKLDDKV